A genomic window from Serratia liquefaciens includes:
- the yeiB gene encoding DUF418 domain-containing protein YeiB, whose product MNTSSTAPLPRIATLDCVRGIAILGILLLNISAFGLPKAAYLNPAYLGLPSTRDAWTWALLDIFAQAKFLAMFALLFGAGLQMLLRRGKGWIRARLSWLVLFGLGHAIFLWDGDILLAYGLIGLVCWRMIREAKETYQLLKTGVVLYLIGVGVLLLLGFISHGEPGGFWQPGVAELQYEKFWKLEGGMEAWRSRTDLLSSSLLAIGAQYGWELAGLMLFGAGLMRSGWLRGTYSPSYYRRQAAWLIPLSLLIQLPAVALQWHLHWDYRWSGFLLQVPRELGAPLQAMGYLALCYGFWPTLSRLRIGHWLTQVGRMALSNYLLQTLICTTLFYHFGLYQQFDRLQLLAFVPLVWLANLLFSNLWLRYFEQGPVEWLWRKLTALATGKAEPKAVN is encoded by the coding sequence ATGAACACTAGCTCAACGGCTCCTTTGCCGCGCATCGCCACGCTGGACTGCGTGCGCGGTATCGCCATCCTTGGCATTTTGCTGCTGAATATCAGCGCCTTTGGCCTGCCGAAGGCGGCCTACCTCAACCCGGCCTATCTGGGCCTGCCCTCAACGCGTGATGCCTGGACCTGGGCGCTGCTGGACATTTTCGCGCAGGCCAAATTCCTGGCAATGTTCGCCCTGTTGTTTGGCGCCGGGCTGCAGATGCTGCTGCGCCGCGGCAAAGGCTGGATACGCGCACGGCTGTCGTGGCTGGTGCTGTTTGGCCTGGGGCATGCCATTTTCCTTTGGGACGGTGACATCCTGCTGGCCTACGGGCTGATTGGACTGGTGTGCTGGCGGATGATCCGCGAGGCGAAAGAAACTTATCAACTATTGAAAACCGGCGTGGTGCTGTACCTGATTGGCGTCGGGGTGTTGTTGCTGTTGGGCTTCATTTCACACGGTGAGCCCGGCGGTTTCTGGCAACCCGGCGTAGCAGAGCTGCAGTATGAGAAGTTTTGGAAGCTGGAGGGTGGTATGGAAGCCTGGCGCAGCCGCACCGATCTTCTCTCCTCCAGCCTGCTGGCGATTGGCGCGCAATACGGTTGGGAACTGGCGGGGCTGATGCTGTTCGGCGCCGGTTTGATGCGCAGCGGCTGGCTGCGCGGTACTTATTCGCCGAGCTACTACCGCCGTCAGGCGGCATGGTTGATACCGCTTTCATTGCTGATCCAACTGCCGGCCGTGGCGTTGCAGTGGCATCTGCACTGGGATTACCGTTGGAGCGGTTTTCTCTTGCAGGTGCCGCGTGAGCTTGGCGCGCCGCTGCAGGCGATGGGCTATCTGGCGCTGTGCTACGGTTTTTGGCCGACGCTGTCGCGTTTGCGCATTGGGCACTGGTTGACGCAGGTCGGGCGCATGGCGCTGAGCAATTACCTGCTGCAAACGCTGATCTGCACCACGCTGTTCTACCACTTCGGCCTGTATCAACAGTTTGACCGCCTGCAGCTGTTGGCCTTCGTTCCGCTGGTCTGGCTGGCTAACCTGTTGTTTTCAAACCTGTGGCTGCGCTATTTCGAGCAGGGGCCGGTGGAGTGGCTGTGGCGCAAACTTACCGCCCTGGCTACCGGCAAGGCGGAGCCCAAGGCGGTGAATTGA
- the galS gene encoding HTH-type transcriptional regulator GalS — MTSVHPTTIRDVAKRAGVSVATVSRVLNHSALTSKETREQVLKAVAELGYRPNANAQALATQSSDTLGVVVMDVSDPFFGALVKAVDTVAQQHHKYLLIGNSYHQADKERHAIEVLIRQRCNALIVHAKTLCDAELIAFLDQVPGMVLINRIIPGYEHRCVGLDNVSGAQMAMRLLLSQGHQRIGYLGSNHPIEDGPLRQQGYTQAMAAAGLATPDSWRAYGSPDLQGGEEAMIELLGRNLHLSAVFAYNDAMAAGAMAVLKENGITIPQNFSLVGFDDIPIARYTSPKLTTVRYPIVTMATLATELALQGAAGKLEPQARHLFMPTLVRRHSVAPWQSEAAVTL, encoded by the coding sequence ATGACCTCTGTTCACCCAACCACCATTCGCGACGTGGCGAAGCGTGCGGGCGTGTCTGTGGCGACCGTCTCTCGCGTGCTGAACCACAGCGCCCTGACCAGCAAAGAGACGCGCGAGCAGGTGTTGAAGGCGGTAGCTGAACTGGGCTATCGGCCCAATGCCAATGCGCAAGCCCTGGCTACCCAGAGCAGCGATACCCTTGGGGTGGTGGTGATGGACGTCTCCGATCCCTTCTTCGGCGCGCTGGTGAAAGCGGTAGACACCGTGGCGCAGCAGCACCACAAATACCTGTTGATCGGTAACAGCTATCACCAGGCGGATAAAGAGCGCCACGCCATCGAGGTACTGATCCGCCAGCGCTGCAACGCCTTGATTGTTCATGCCAAAACTCTATGTGATGCCGAGCTGATCGCCTTTCTCGATCAGGTGCCGGGTATGGTGCTGATCAACAGAATCATACCCGGCTATGAACATCGCTGCGTCGGACTCGATAACGTCAGCGGCGCACAGATGGCGATGCGTTTGCTGCTGTCGCAGGGCCACCAGCGTATTGGCTATCTGGGCTCGAACCATCCAATCGAAGACGGGCCGCTGCGCCAGCAAGGCTATACGCAGGCGATGGCGGCGGCCGGGCTGGCAACGCCCGACAGCTGGCGCGCCTACGGTTCGCCGGACTTGCAGGGCGGGGAAGAAGCGATGATCGAACTGCTTGGCCGCAACCTGCATCTTAGTGCGGTATTCGCCTACAACGACGCCATGGCCGCCGGGGCGATGGCGGTGCTGAAAGAAAACGGTATCACAATACCGCAAAACTTCTCGCTGGTGGGGTTCGACGACATCCCCATCGCCCGCTACACCAGTCCCAAGCTCACCACGGTGCGTTATCCGATTGTCACCATGGCGACGCTGGCCACCGAACTGGCCTTGCAGGGCGCAGCAGGCAAGCTGGAGCCGCAGGCCCGCCATTTGTTTATGCCGACCCTGGTCCGACGCCATTCTGTGGCCCCTTGGCAAAGTGAGGCGGCGGTCACTCTCTGA
- the mglB gene encoding galactose/glucose ABC transporter substrate-binding protein MglB, with protein sequence MNKKVFTLAATAAAMMFGAAAHADTRIGVTIYKYDDNFMSVVRKAIEKDAKASPDVTLLMNDSQNDQSKQNDQIDVLIAKGVKALAINLVDPAAAPVVIDKARANDIPIVFYNKEPSRKALDSYDKAYYVGTDSKESGVIQGQLIEKHWKANPNWDLNKDGQIQYVLLKGEPGHPDAEARTTYVVKTLNDDGIKTQQLQMDTAMWDTAQAKDKMDAWLSGPNANKIEVVIANNDAMAMGAVEALKAHNKSSIPVFGVDALPEALAMVKSGAMAGTVLNDADNQAKATFELAKNLAAGKPAADGTQYKIENKVVRIPYVGVDKDNLSKFVK encoded by the coding sequence ATGAATAAGAAGGTTTTCACCCTGGCCGCGACGGCCGCAGCCATGATGTTTGGCGCCGCAGCTCACGCAGATACCCGTATTGGCGTCACGATTTATAAATATGACGACAACTTTATGTCGGTGGTGCGCAAAGCAATCGAGAAAGACGCCAAGGCCTCTCCGGATGTCACCCTGCTGATGAATGACTCGCAGAACGACCAATCCAAACAAAACGACCAGATCGACGTGCTGATCGCCAAGGGCGTTAAAGCGTTGGCCATCAACCTGGTGGATCCAGCGGCTGCTCCGGTGGTGATTGATAAGGCACGCGCAAACGATATCCCTATCGTGTTCTACAACAAAGAGCCTTCCCGTAAAGCGTTGGACAGCTATGACAAAGCCTATTACGTGGGCACCGACTCCAAAGAGTCCGGTGTGATCCAGGGTCAACTGATCGAGAAGCACTGGAAGGCCAACCCGAACTGGGATTTGAATAAAGACGGTCAGATCCAGTACGTGTTGCTGAAAGGTGAGCCGGGCCATCCGGATGCAGAAGCGCGGACCACCTACGTGGTGAAAACGCTGAATGACGACGGTATCAAAACTCAGCAATTGCAGATGGACACCGCGATGTGGGACACCGCACAGGCGAAAGACAAGATGGATGCCTGGCTGTCCGGCCCTAACGCCAACAAAATCGAAGTGGTCATTGCCAATAACGATGCCATGGCGATGGGCGCGGTCGAAGCGCTGAAAGCGCACAATAAATCCAGCATTCCGGTATTCGGTGTCGATGCCTTGCCAGAGGCTCTGGCGATGGTGAAATCCGGCGCGATGGCGGGGACGGTGTTGAACGACGCTGACAATCAGGCCAAAGCCACATTCGAGCTGGCGAAAAACCTGGCGGCGGGCAAACCTGCTGCCGACGGCACCCAATATAAAATCGAAAATAAAGTGGTACGCATTCCTTACGTTGGCGTAGATAAAGACAATTTGTCCAAATTTGTTAAGTAA
- the mglA gene encoding galactose/methyl galactoside ABC transporter ATP-binding protein MglA, with translation MADSPREFLLEMTDISKSFPGVKALDNVNLRVRPHSIHALMGENGAGKSTLLKCLFGIYKKDAGSIIFQGQEIDFKSSKEALEHGVSMVHQELNLVLQRTVMDNMWLGRYPTKGMFVDQDKMLKDTQAIFDELDIDINPRDKVGTLSVSQMQMIEIAKAFSYDAKIVIMDEPTSSLTEKEVNHLFTIIRKLKERGCGIVYISHKMEEIFQLCDEITILRDGQWIATQPLEGLDMDKIISMMVGRSLSQRFPDRQNTPGEVILEVKNLTSLRQPSIRDVSFDLHQGEILGIAGLVGAKRTDIVETLFGIREKIAGTIKLHGKAINNHSANEAINHGFALVTEERRSTGIYAYLDVGFNSLISNIRNYKNKIGLLDNARMKSDTQWVIDAMRVKTPGHHTHIGSLSGGNQQKVIIGRWLLTQPEILMLDEPTRGIDVGAKFEIYQLMTELAKKGKGIIIVSSEMPELLGITDRILVMSNGQVAGIVNTKQTSQNEILRLASLHL, from the coding sequence ATGGCCGACAGCCCACGCGAATTTTTGCTGGAAATGACCGATATCAGTAAATCATTTCCCGGCGTCAAGGCATTGGATAATGTGAATCTGCGCGTTCGTCCACACTCCATTCATGCATTAATGGGGGAGAACGGCGCGGGGAAATCGACATTATTAAAATGCCTGTTCGGCATTTATAAAAAAGATGCCGGCAGTATTATTTTTCAGGGCCAGGAAATAGATTTCAAAAGCTCTAAAGAGGCGCTGGAACACGGCGTGTCCATGGTGCATCAGGAATTAAACCTGGTCTTGCAGCGTACCGTGATGGACAACATGTGGCTGGGGCGCTACCCGACCAAAGGCATGTTTGTCGATCAGGACAAGATGCTGAAAGATACCCAGGCGATATTTGACGAGCTGGATATTGATATTAACCCGCGGGATAAAGTGGGGACGCTATCGGTATCGCAAATGCAGATGATCGAAATCGCCAAGGCTTTCTCCTATGACGCCAAGATTGTCATTATGGACGAGCCCACCTCGTCGCTGACGGAAAAAGAGGTGAACCACCTGTTCACCATTATCCGCAAGCTGAAGGAGCGTGGCTGCGGCATCGTCTATATCTCGCACAAGATGGAGGAGATTTTCCAGCTGTGCGACGAAATCACCATTCTGCGTGATGGCCAGTGGATCGCCACCCAGCCGTTGGAAGGGCTGGATATGGACAAGATCATCTCGATGATGGTGGGGCGTTCGCTCAGCCAGCGCTTCCCCGATCGGCAGAATACGCCGGGTGAGGTGATCCTGGAGGTGAAGAACCTGACGTCGTTGCGCCAGCCTTCGATTCGCGACGTCTCTTTCGATCTGCATCAGGGGGAGATCCTGGGCATTGCCGGGCTGGTGGGGGCCAAACGTACCGACATCGTCGAAACCCTGTTTGGCATCCGCGAAAAAATCGCGGGCACCATCAAATTGCACGGTAAGGCCATCAATAACCACAGCGCCAATGAGGCGATAAACCACGGTTTTGCGCTGGTCACCGAAGAACGTCGTTCCACCGGGATTTATGCCTACCTGGACGTGGGGTTCAACTCGCTGATCTCCAATATTCGCAACTACAAAAATAAAATCGGCCTGTTGGATAACGCCCGCATGAAAAGCGATACCCAGTGGGTGATCGACGCTATGCGGGTCAAAACCCCGGGCCATCATACCCACATAGGTTCGCTGTCCGGCGGCAATCAGCAGAAGGTGATCATCGGCCGTTGGCTGCTGACTCAGCCGGAAATATTGATGCTGGATGAACCGACGCGCGGCATTGACGTAGGCGCCAAATTCGAAATTTATCAGCTGATGACCGAACTGGCGAAGAAGGGCAAGGGGATCATTATTGTCTCGTCTGAAATGCCGGAGCTTTTGGGAATTACCGACAGAATACTGGTGATGAGTAATGGTCAGGTTGCGGGCATCGTTAACACCAAACAGACCTCGCAAAATGAAATTTTACGTCTCGCATCCCTGCACCTTTAA